In Oncorhynchus nerka isolate Pitt River linkage group LG21, Oner_Uvic_2.0, whole genome shotgun sequence, the following are encoded in one genomic region:
- the LOC115103901 gene encoding SERTA domain-containing protein 2-like has protein sequence MLGNGVKRKLDEDGLEEGNHSRAAGSHSRVNYTLQRQTVLNISLMKLYGPPRTPATEPALQRRVLINNVIRRIHHEFKEEGGAGLRAHFFAVQPPAPNITEDEGYHEAPTSAFGGVLSPPLSPLSSLDSGLTPASLLDDDPPLFFALPPSSPHPLGHHPVSLRPSEPPPPPAKDSFSSALEEIEELCPIAVTTSTTSSLHLSPPPSPQPPLSLPAGIDMKEEGRTYSPKDKESLLLDESQAAKTDPPSAHADILPSSGGFLTDFALDDILFTDIDTSMYDFNLPCGASSIPPNLGVSKTTPMVTADDLVKTLSSYSGGGAGSPPLAQNQPFKMDLAELDHIMEVLVGS, from the coding sequence ATGTTGGGTAACGGTGTGAAGCGCAAACTGGATGAGGACGGCCTGGAGGAGGGCAACCACTCAAGGGCAGCGGGCAGCCACTCAAGGGTTAACTACACGCTGCAGCGCCAGACGGTGCTAAACATCTCCTTGATGAAGCTGTATGGGCCGCCGCGGACGCCTGCCACTGAGCCAGCCCTGCAGCGCCGCGTGCTCATCAACAACGTCATCCGCCGCATCCACCACGAGTTCAAAGAGGAAGGCGGCGCGGGGCTGCGCGCACACTTCTTTGCCGTCCAGCCGCCGGCGCCGAACATCACCGAGGACGAGGGCTACCACGAAGCTCCGACATCTGCGTTCGGCGGCGTCCTCTCCCCGCCCCTCTCGCCACTGTCGTCGCTGGACTCTGGTTTGACCCCGGCCTCGCTCCTGGACGATGACCCGCCACTGTTCTTCGCCTTACCGCCGTCCTCACCCCATCCCCTGGGTCACCACCCTGTCTCGCTGAGACCGTCAGAGCCCCCCCCGCCTCCTGCCAAGGACAGCTTCTCCTCAGCTTTGGAGGAGATCGAGGAGCTGTGCCCCATCGCAGTGACAacctctactacctcctcccTACATTTGTCTCCTCCACCTTCACCCCAGCCCCCACTCTCTCTACCAGCAGGGATAGACATgaaagaggaagggaggacaTACAGCCCGAAGGACAAGGAGTCGCTCTTGCTGGACGAAAGCCAGGCTGCAAAAACAGACCCTCCCAGCGCCCACGCAGACATATTGCCCTCCTCCGGGGGCTTCCTCACTGACTTTGCCCTGGATGACATTCTATTCACGGACATCGACACCTCCATGTATGACTTTAACCTCCCCTGCGGTGCCTCTTCAATACCGCCGAACTTGGGGGTGTCCAAAACGACCCCCATGGTCACTGCAGACGACCTGGTCAAGACTCTGTCCAGTTACAGCGGGGGAGGGGCGGGCTCTCCCCCTCTGGCTCAAAACCAGCCCTTCAAAATGGACCTGGCTGAGCTCGACCACATTATGGAAGTCCTGGTGGGGTCTTGA